The Candidatus Gracilibacteria bacterium genome window below encodes:
- a CDS encoding DUF4012 domain-containing protein, protein MSSFDTIFRGKKKPPGGKETAHEILKKNTGGKIHRDIQAKRQEIILTEKHRHTKNLRKITTGEKIFRLQEHIKKFGNSLEKRHIGVIVLLVFLSFIVYGVGFVIRTETTIKLIQSSPGKYINIDMLQKTVHGLWRDYQILGLVADNSPIPLEPLTSYGQILKNTRLLIYQSDGIRQMIQTMIGWKKKSQQESIFPLLETLWVISSDGIKNIKTLMNSAAKIAPLESGFQKKYTHYINSVEAFLKYKKVWYAILGEEHPTKILILNQNNDELRAGGGFPGTVFLVEFEKGKITNISFHDIYQIDHTITGYTPSPEGINQLKSKTFPGKPIEFRVRDANYFPTFAESAEEINTLLKTTDIGEVALVIGINTGLLTDIMNLVGPMQVTGIPVKLNQSNISLILSMLVEAKEKISSTPKGVIHMLGGALIDTIIQQGKTADVAKILWRHIEDGEILLASPDKKTQQAIDDLHLFDTWKEYQGDFIYPIFTSISNNKTDRMMQRTFIVKQINSCTREVTLTQKHGWNVAIEASVKKMAHDLGITEKLPALLPIQGSGDNKQYIRFILPAGATLSSRGKIRLENVQTRYPHTILGGYITTRPGGNSTLKFQYTLPKDQCNTQTKFFKQAGLKDTIFRIEKDGKVLSEQFYQ, encoded by the coding sequence ATGTCCTCCTTCGATACCATCTTCCGCTGAAAAAAGAAACCTCCTGGTGGCAAAGAGACGGCTCATGAAATACTCAAAAAAAATACAGGAGGGAAAATTCATCGAGATATACAAGCAAAAAGACAAGAAATCATACTCACCGAAAAACACAGACACACGAAAAATCTCCGAAAAATAACAACTGGCGAAAAGATTTTCCGACTCCAGGAACACATCAAAAAATTCTGAAATTCTCTGGAGAAAAGACATATAGGAGTTATAGTATTACTCGTATTTTTGAGCTTTATCGTGTATGGTGTCTGATTCGTGATACGAACAGAGACAACCATAAAACTGATACAGTCCTCTCCAGGAAAATATATCAACATTGATATGCTCCAAAAAACTGTGCACGGACTCTGGCGAGATTATCAGATTTTATGACTCGTGGCTGATAATTCTCCGATTCCTCTCGAACCCTTGACGAGCTATGGGCAGATACTCAAAAATACGCGTCTCCTCATCTATCAGAGTGACTGAATCAGACAAATGATTCAGACTATGATCGGGTGGAAAAAAAAATCACAGCAGGAAAGTATTTTCCCACTGCTAGAAACATTATGGGTGATATCAAGTGATGGTATCAAAAATATAAAAACATTGATGAATTCTGCGGCAAAAATTGCACCTCTCGAGAGCTGATTTCAAAAAAAATACACACACTATATAAATTCTGTAGAGGCATTTCTGAAATACAAAAAGGTATGGTATGCGATCCTCGGAGAAGAACATCCGACTAAAATCCTGATACTCAATCAAAACAATGATGAGCTCAGAGCAGGAGGATGATTTCCTGGAACAGTGTTTCTCGTAGAATTTGAGAAATGAAAAATAACCAATATATCCTTTCATGATATCTATCAAATCGATCATACAATCACAGGATACACCCCTTCTCCAGAATGAATTAATCAATTAAAATCAAAAACATTTCCCGGAAAACCAATCGAGTTTCGCGTCAGAGATGCCAATTATTTCCCTACTTTCGCAGAAAGTGCCGAAGAGATAAATACGCTCCTAAAAACAACAGACATCGGAGAAGTCGCTCTCGTGATCGGCATCAATACATGACTTTTGACTGATATTATGAATCTGGTCGGACCGATGCAAGTAACCGGAATACCAGTCAAGCTCAATCAGAGCAATATCTCCCTCATACTCTCTATGCTCGTAGAGGCAAAAGAAAAAATCAGCTCAACACCAAAGGGAGTGATTCATATGTTATGATGAGCTCTTATCGATACTATTATCCAACAAGGCAAAACAGCGGATGTAGCAAAGATTCTCTGGAGACATATCGAAGATGGAGAGATCCTTCTCGCTTCTCCGGATAAAAAAACTCAGCAAGCCATAGATGATCTCCACCTCTTCGATACCTGGAAAGAGTATCAATGAGACTTCATCTACCCGATATTTACTTCAATCAGTAATAATAAAACAGACAGGATGATGCAACGAACATTTATCGTCAAACAAATCAACAGCTGTACACGCGAAGTCACACTCACACAAAAACATGGCTGGAATGTAGCAATAGAAGCTTCGGTCAAAAAAATGGCACATGATCTCGGTATCACTGAGAAACTCCCTGCGCTCTTGCCGATACAAGGCAGCGGGGACAATAAGCAATATATCAGATTTATACTCCCTGCATGAGCCACTCTTAGCTCTCGAGGGAAAATACGTCTTGAAAACGTGCAAACCAGATATCCTCACACCATTCTTGGTGGCTATATCACGACCCGACCAGGGGGAAATTCGACACTCAAGTTTCAGTACACGCTGCCAAAAGATCAGTGCAACACGCAGACAAAGTTCTTTAAACAAGCAGGACTCAAAGACACCATATTCCGCATAGAAAAAGATGGCAAAGTCCTCTCCGAACAATTTTACCAATAA
- the sufB gene encoding Fe-S cluster assembly protein SufB — protein MSSDAENISAFGEVSRALFDGHDEAVYSNEFEYGVSESVVRKIWEQNKEPEWMLEKRLASLKVFQEKSLPTWGPDLSKLDLSKICYYARPEGASNALSWDDVPDTIKNTFERLGIPEAERTMLAGVGAQYDSEVVYHNLKQSLRDQGVIFEDMSVAVHEHTELVQKYFMKLIPANDHIFAALHGAVWSGGTFLYVPKGVKISEPLQAYFRMNVKSGGQFEHTLMIVEDDATAHYIEGCSAPKYNTPSLHAGMVEIFVGKRATMRYTSVENWSLDTYNLNTKRAVVEEEGYMEWVGGNFGSGVTMLYPCSILKGKKSRCDHLGIAFANAGMEVDGGAKVIHIGEDTSSNVIMKSLSKGGGLSTYRGLLDILPSAHNAVSRIDCDALILDSLSKNDTIPDIRVKNTSAICAHEASAGKISEEQMYYLRSRGIAEDAAKAMIINGFISPIVKELPLEYAAELNALIALEMEGSVG, from the coding sequence ATGTCAAGTGATGCTGAAAATATATCTGCTTTTTGAGAAGTCTCTCGTGCCCTCTTTGATGGCCACGATGAGGCAGTGTATTCAAATGAGTTTGAGTATGGGGTTTCTGAATCAGTCGTACGAAAAATCTGGGAACAAAATAAAGAGCCAGAGTGGATGCTCGAGAAACGCCTCGCAAGTTTGAAAGTATTTCAAGAAAAATCTCTCCCAACCTGGGGACCAGACCTCAGTAAATTGGACTTGTCTAAAATCTGCTACTATGCTCGGCCAGAAGGGGCCTCAAATGCTCTCTCATGGGATGATGTCCCAGATACGATAAAAAACACGTTTGAGCGCCTCTGAATACCCGAAGCAGAGCGCACGATGCTGGCTGGTGTCGGTGCACAGTATGATAGCGAGGTCGTGTATCACAATCTCAAGCAATCACTCCGAGACCAGGGCGTGATATTTGAGGATATGTCTGTCGCCGTGCATGAACATACAGAGTTGGTACAAAAGTATTTTATGAAATTGATTCCAGCGAATGACCACATCTTTGCCGCTCTCCACGGAGCCGTGTGGTCAGGAGGAACTTTTCTCTATGTACCAAAGGGGGTGAAAATATCTGAACCATTGCAAGCGTATTTCCGTATGAATGTAAAGTCTGGAGGACAATTTGAACACACGCTGATGATCGTCGAAGACGATGCAACGGCTCACTATATCGAGGGTTGCAGCGCACCAAAATATAATACGCCGAGCTTACACGCTGGTATGGTCGAGATATTTGTCGGCAAGCGTGCGACGATGCGATATACCTCGGTCGAGAACTGGTCGCTTGATACCTATAATCTCAATACAAAACGGGCGGTCGTCGAAGAAGAGGGTTATATGGAATGGGTAGGAGGAAATTTCTGAAGTGGTGTCACGATGCTCTATCCATGCAGTATCTTGAAAGGAAAAAAATCTCGCTGTGATCACCTCGGTATCGCTTTTGCCAATGCTGGTATGGAAGTCGATGGTGGTGCCAAGGTTATCCATATCGGAGAAGATACGTCGTCCAATGTGATTATGAAATCCCTCTCAAAGTGAGGAGGACTTTCCACCTATCGAGGGCTTCTCGATATCCTCCCTTCCGCACATAATGCTGTGAGTCGGATAGATTGTGATGCTCTTATTCTTGATAGTCTGTCAAAAAATGATACTATTCCTGATATCCGCGTCAAAAATACGTCAGCGATTTGCGCCCACGAGGCGAGCGCGGGGAAAATCAGTGAAGAACAGATGTACTACTTGCGCAGTCGAGGCATCGCCGAAGACGCTGCCAAAGCGATGATTATCAATGGATTTATTTCTCCGATAGTCAAAGAACTTCCTCTCGAATACGCCGCAGAATTGAACGCGCTGATTGCACTGGAAATGGAGGGAAGCGTGGGGTAG